The following are encoded in a window of Simkaniaceae bacterium genomic DNA:
- the rlmD gene encoding 23S rRNA (uracil(1939)-C(5))-methyltransferase RlmD has protein sequence MKYHKGDRFSVEIERLGISGEGVARHEQYTLFVDLALPGEKVEVELYDVRKTFARARIIHTQRFSQNRVEPPCPLFGHCGGCQIMHLAYDQQLDMKRQKVIDAFERIGKLDSSLVTPCTASPLPLHYRNKIQLPVNREKRLGLFARQTHDIVPIEKCYIHTPLGEEVFQVVQNAIQKSPIRAEDLSYVLIKTALQTNEVLVTFITPREQIDFLSDIAREIFLAKDEIKGVVQNINRSDKNTILGQECKTLEGSPSITDKICGLQFKVSLASFFQVNPLQAEALYQRALFYADLKGDETVLDAYCGVGTLSLIFAQKAKKVIGVECVKAAIEDAEQNAKINGIQNAHFTAAEAEQFIQTVEPIDIAIVNPPRKGCAPEFIHTLIELNPKKIIYISCDPATLARDLKLLTEQQYTIEIAEPFDMFPQTAHVETLVSLKTVKI, from the coding sequence ATGAAATATCACAAAGGGGATCGATTCTCCGTCGAGATTGAAAGACTTGGGATTAGCGGTGAGGGAGTCGCGCGCCATGAGCAGTATACTTTATTTGTAGATCTCGCTCTTCCCGGGGAAAAGGTCGAGGTTGAACTCTATGATGTGCGAAAGACCTTTGCCCGTGCCCGCATCATCCATACGCAGCGCTTCTCTCAAAACAGAGTTGAACCACCCTGCCCTTTATTTGGCCACTGTGGCGGCTGCCAAATCATGCATCTCGCCTATGACCAACAACTCGATATGAAACGCCAAAAAGTCATCGATGCCTTTGAGCGCATCGGCAAACTCGATAGCTCACTGGTAACCCCATGTACTGCCTCTCCCCTCCCTCTCCACTATCGCAATAAAATCCAGCTCCCTGTGAATCGCGAAAAACGCCTTGGTCTGTTTGCTAGACAAACGCACGATATTGTTCCCATCGAGAAATGCTATATCCACACTCCCCTAGGTGAAGAGGTTTTTCAAGTGGTGCAAAACGCCATTCAAAAATCCCCTATTCGTGCAGAAGATCTCAGCTATGTATTGATTAAAACGGCCCTTCAAACCAATGAAGTGCTTGTTACTTTCATTACCCCCCGCGAGCAAATCGATTTTCTATCCGATATCGCAAGGGAGATCTTTCTTGCAAAGGATGAGATAAAAGGCGTCGTTCAAAATATCAATCGGTCAGATAAAAATACCATCTTAGGCCAAGAATGTAAAACACTTGAAGGGAGCCCTTCGATAACGGATAAGATTTGCGGACTGCAATTTAAAGTCTCTTTGGCCTCCTTTTTCCAAGTCAATCCCCTGCAAGCGGAGGCCCTCTATCAAAGAGCCCTTTTTTATGCCGATCTGAAAGGAGATGAAACAGTGCTCGATGCCTATTGTGGAGTGGGAACCTTATCCCTCATTTTTGCTCAAAAGGCAAAAAAAGTCATTGGAGTTGAATGTGTCAAAGCAGCCATTGAAGATGCCGAGCAAAATGCCAAGATCAACGGCATTCAAAATGCCCACTTTACAGCCGCAGAGGCCGAACAATTTATTCAAACGGTAGAACCGATTGACATAGCTATCGTCAATCCTCCAAGAAAAGGATGCGCTCCCGAGTTTATTCACACCCTCATCGAGCTCAATCCTAAAAAAATAATTTATATTTCTTGTGATCCGGCAACGCTTGCTCGCGACTTAAAGCTCCTCACAGAGCAACAATATACAATTGAAATCGCAGAGCCTTTTGATATGTTTCCCCAAACAGCTCATGTAGAAACCCTTGTTTCACTAAAAACCGTTAAAATCTAA
- a CDS encoding ankyrin repeat domain-containing protein, whose protein sequence is MVSSITTTSSILPETINPRLTRHVLSSMMDSAIFFAEKQAEPASLRTYQCLVNLCLDSSRVIRFILDIIQASPKEKAHEIVDIDSAIWDRIYSETGKDRSSPFIQLIDHSIDLLASPSPSTSDEGKNLFFRCSCLVRIGKVMNDLKKDSFPSDETDSFYADFKRHIHHYTLVSFEQVVQKRKDLILLNDHDLKKLCLQSADNGNIPHLHSILSSIAPPSFHLSISCLDNMALRATQYGHLDYLDYLLAKSPFSYRFTKDYIKQYILSAAKAGQLDCLSYLFTHLEAFDKSDDDLIGSALMYAAEPGGIECLEFLLRKIDFSDPTFDLYFKVACTTACQNNHIACVELLLKNSEITTRASFDDCLQICFADATRNNSEECIKCLLSHVSSKRLRQKQILSKAIKIAISKKYVAIHTILLEHL, encoded by the coding sequence ATGGTTTCATCGATAACGACGACCTCTTCTATTTTGCCGGAGACTATAAATCCCAGATTAACAAGACACGTTCTCTCCTCTATGATGGATTCTGCGATTTTTTTTGCAGAAAAACAGGCTGAACCGGCTTCATTACGCACCTATCAGTGCCTCGTTAATCTTTGCCTTGATTCAAGTCGGGTCATACGATTTATTTTAGATATCATTCAAGCCTCTCCTAAGGAAAAAGCTCATGAGATTGTCGATATTGACAGTGCGATTTGGGATCGAATTTATAGCGAAACAGGAAAAGATCGAAGCTCACCTTTTATACAATTGATCGATCATTCTATCGATTTGCTTGCAAGTCCAAGTCCTTCTACCTCTGATGAAGGGAAAAATTTATTCTTCCGGTGTAGTTGTTTAGTCCGTATTGGCAAAGTTATGAATGACTTAAAAAAAGACTCATTCCCCTCAGATGAAACAGATTCTTTTTATGCGGATTTTAAACGGCATATCCATCATTACACCCTCGTTTCTTTTGAACAAGTCGTTCAAAAACGCAAAGATCTAATCCTCTTAAATGACCATGATCTCAAAAAGCTCTGTTTACAATCAGCAGACAACGGTAATATTCCTCATTTACACTCCATTCTATCATCTATTGCGCCCCCTTCATTTCATCTCTCTATATCCTGTTTAGACAACATGGCATTAAGAGCGACTCAATATGGCCATCTCGATTATCTTGACTATCTTTTAGCTAAAAGTCCTTTTTCTTATCGGTTTACAAAAGACTACATTAAGCAATATATTTTATCTGCAGCTAAAGCAGGGCAACTCGATTGTTTATCTTATCTTTTCACTCATCTAGAAGCCTTTGACAAAAGTGATGATGATCTCATTGGATCGGCTTTAATGTATGCTGCCGAACCGGGCGGGATTGAATGTCTTGAATTCCTACTACGAAAGATAGATTTTAGTGATCCCACTTTCGATCTTTACTTTAAAGTGGCTTGTACAACAGCCTGTCAAAATAATCATATTGCCTGTGTAGAGCTCTTATTGAAAAATTCTGAAATCACAACACGCGCTTCTTTTGATGATTGTTTACAAATATGCTTTGCAGATGCCACAAGGAATAATTCAGAAGAGTGCATCAAATGCCTCTTGTCTCATGTCTCTTCTAAAAGATTGAGACAAAAACAAATTTTGTCTAAAGCAATTAAAATTGCCATCTCAAAAAAATATGTCGCCATTCACACGATACTTTTAGAGCATTTATGA
- a CDS encoding NAD(P)/FAD-dependent oxidoreductase: MKKMEIKMPLRTQYDYHTIVLGAGASGLSSAKRLAKLGKSVLLIEQHLIGGNRTHHGSIPGKTFINIASAAHSLQTLPQRGLSYSLTNFSSHAVLKKVKETVSLKAEQEEVSTLNRLGIHFLRAKASFINPHTLSCMLPDGSVRNVTARFIIIATGSHSKKLDVEGIDSISYFTSDTIFNLTEIPTELTIIGTGQTAIELGQAFRRLGSKVTIIGRSSRILPKEEPLIGDLLQKQLENEGVSFLLEKEIDKVQQNAQNQVDIHFKDTTTLSTSLLLISIGRTLNTNHIGLQNADVYYNENGIKIDSYGRTTQKNIFAIGDVTGHGLYTHVGEFQARKVVKNIFFYPLRFSMGLKQPIPHVIFSDPEIASIGLLESDAVRQYGSHRIAIYEIPFSDLDRALTQDQTIGLIKIITKKWTGRILGATIVGRCAGELLTPLSIAINKKIPLYYFSRLMHSYPTYSQMFQMAADLYFSQTLIPFIKRPLKKHDLSA; the protein is encoded by the coding sequence ATGAAGAAGATGGAAATCAAAATGCCGTTGCGCACACAATATGACTACCATACGATTGTACTCGGTGCCGGAGCTTCCGGACTTTCAAGTGCCAAGCGCTTAGCTAAGCTCGGGAAAAGCGTTCTTTTGATTGAGCAGCATTTAATCGGCGGCAATCGAACCCATCATGGGTCTATCCCCGGTAAAACATTCATCAATATTGCAAGTGCCGCTCACTCCTTACAGACACTTCCTCAAAGAGGTTTATCTTATTCACTCACTAATTTTTCTTCGCACGCTGTTTTAAAAAAAGTTAAAGAGACTGTTTCCCTTAAAGCTGAGCAAGAAGAGGTTTCCACTTTAAATCGACTCGGCATCCACTTTTTAAGGGCAAAAGCAAGTTTTATCAATCCACACACGCTTTCCTGTATGTTGCCTGACGGTAGTGTTCGCAACGTCACGGCCCGATTTATTATAATAGCAACGGGATCGCACTCTAAAAAACTCGATGTAGAAGGAATCGATTCGATTTCATATTTTACGAGTGACACTATTTTTAATCTGACGGAAATCCCTACCGAACTGACCATCATTGGAACGGGACAAACAGCGATTGAACTGGGGCAAGCTTTTCGGCGCCTTGGATCCAAAGTAACCATCATTGGGCGATCCTCTCGTATATTACCCAAAGAAGAACCACTGATTGGTGATCTGCTACAAAAACAGCTTGAGAATGAGGGGGTCTCTTTTCTCCTTGAAAAAGAAATCGATAAAGTTCAACAAAACGCTCAAAATCAAGTGGACATTCATTTTAAAGATACCACTACACTTTCAACATCCCTCCTTCTTATCTCGATTGGACGCACTCTTAACACGAACCATATAGGACTACAAAATGCCGATGTCTATTACAATGAGAACGGCATTAAAATTGATTCCTATGGAAGAACGACACAAAAAAATATTTTTGCCATTGGTGACGTCACGGGACATGGGCTATATACACACGTTGGGGAATTTCAAGCGCGAAAAGTTGTAAAAAATATTTTTTTCTATCCCTTGAGATTCTCAATGGGACTTAAACAACCCATCCCTCATGTCATCTTCTCAGATCCTGAAATTGCCTCCATTGGTTTATTAGAAAGCGATGCCGTGCGTCAGTACGGTAGCCACCGGATTGCCATTTATGAAATTCCATTTTCTGATCTCGATCGGGCCTTAACTCAAGATCAAACCATTGGATTGATCAAAATCATCACAAAAAAGTGGACGGGGCGCATTTTAGGAGCTACGATTGTTGGGAGATGTGCAGGTGAGCTCCTCACGCCTCTTTCGATTGCAATCAATAAAAAGATCCCACTCTACTATTTTAGCCGGTTGATGCATTCTTACCCTACCTATAGCCAGATGTTTCAAATGGCTGCCGATCTCTACTTTAGCCAAACCCTGATTCCCTTTATTAAGCGCCCTCTCAAAAAACACGACTTAAGCGCTTAA
- a CDS encoding M15 family metallopeptidase — MDLVDVLDINPTLILDVRYATQNNFMGKALYSHPVCFLRSEVAEALSVAQSKFQDRGLSLKIFDGYRPHSIQKQMFELFSNPLYVADPHIGSNHNRGAAVDVTLVDLITEEELEMPTGFDYFDSSAHSYYPDLPSHVLKNRSILQYVMDESGFKVLPGEWWHFDYIESSKFPILDISISDLIESKVY; from the coding sequence ATGGATTTAGTAGATGTGCTCGATATTAACCCGACATTGATATTAGATGTTCGGTATGCAACCCAAAATAATTTTATGGGTAAAGCTCTCTATTCGCATCCTGTTTGTTTTTTGCGCTCAGAGGTCGCCGAAGCTCTATCCGTTGCTCAGAGCAAATTTCAAGATCGGGGCTTGAGTCTTAAAATTTTTGATGGGTATCGACCCCACTCTATCCAAAAGCAAATGTTTGAGCTATTTTCCAATCCTCTTTACGTAGCTGATCCTCATATCGGCTCAAATCATAATCGGGGAGCTGCAGTTGATGTGACGCTGGTTGATCTCATCACGGAAGAAGAGCTGGAAATGCCAACGGGTTTTGATTACTTTGATTCAAGTGCACATAGTTATTATCCCGATCTCCCTTCCCATGTTCTCAAAAATCGATCGATTCTCCAATATGTGATGGATGAATCGGGATTTAAAGTGCTTCCCGGTGAATGGTGGCATTTTGATTATATTGAGTCTTCAAAATTTCCCATTTTGGATATTTCAATTTCGGATCTGATTGAATCCAAGGTGTATTGA
- the surE gene encoding 5'/3'-nucleotidase SurE — protein MSKPFILLINDDGIDADGLKSLYHALKKDYNIVIAAPAREQSGCGIGLTLHRPIQIDPVEWDENTLAYKITGKPADCVKLSLSVILDSKPDMIISGINHGSNAGRNALYSGTVGGIMEGAIRGIPGIAFSCTHEEQFDFETASRFIPQIVRHFFDYPMPAGTLINVNFPDCPQERVLGIKYARQGLSYIMDNPFQDELSKGYFISKQAADFEDHEESDTFYLKQGYITATPIHVNDMTDHNHYISHKSIFEEALKHSFQ, from the coding sequence ATGAGTAAACCATTTATATTATTAATTAATGATGATGGCATCGATGCAGATGGCCTCAAATCGCTCTATCATGCATTAAAAAAAGACTACAATATTGTAATTGCTGCGCCTGCAAGAGAACAATCCGGATGTGGCATTGGCCTTACCCTACACCGCCCCATTCAAATCGATCCTGTCGAGTGGGATGAAAATACCCTCGCATATAAAATCACAGGAAAACCGGCTGATTGCGTCAAGCTTAGCCTCAGTGTCATTTTAGATTCCAAACCCGATATGATCATTTCCGGGATTAATCATGGTTCTAATGCAGGACGCAATGCACTCTATAGCGGAACTGTTGGAGGGATTATGGAAGGAGCCATTCGCGGAATCCCCGGAATCGCCTTTTCCTGCACACATGAAGAGCAATTTGACTTTGAAACGGCATCGCGTTTTATCCCTCAAATTGTGCGCCATTTTTTTGACTATCCTATGCCCGCAGGAACGCTGATCAATGTCAATTTTCCCGACTGTCCCCAAGAGCGTGTTTTAGGAATCAAATATGCTCGGCAAGGCTTAAGTTATATTATGGACAATCCTTTCCAAGACGAACTCTCCAAGGGATATTTCATTTCAAAACAAGCCGCAGATTTTGAAGACCATGAAGAATCGGACACCTTCTATTTAAAACAGGGCTATATCACAGCCACTCCCATTCATGTAAACGACATGACAGACCACAATCATTATATCAGCCACAAAAGCATCTTTGAAGAGGCTTTAAAACACTCCTTTCAATAG
- a CDS encoding sodium/proline symporter: protein MLLSELSAIAIYISILIGIAIASYKRNQTSADFIIGGRGLNFWLTALAAHASDMSSWIFMGYPVILFSVGISNVWLALGLIIFMFINWHLIAPKIRVATEKFDAMTFSTFFESRFHDTSGTLRIITALMNLLFFTIYISASFNGLGLLLETLFNLPYWVGLTIGVLIVTPYLFVGGYITLAWTDFFQGIFLLLVILSVPIIATFGLGGMDDVIQQLNTRHFFDGLIPSHSIIGYLSVLFLMMSWGLGYFGQPHIITKFMGIKDVKKIRYSKYVGMTWQVLIMTSATLIGMVAIVFFKDGIANKQLIFVEMTRSIFTPFAATFILCAIIGATLTHADSQILVLASSLTEDLYKRILRKTASSKEILLVSRLSILFVSLLAYCIAYNKISSIFALVEYAWFGLGSSFGPLLIFSLYSKKANKYGACSGVLTGGIVAALWPLVNRALDISIPTLIPSFALSALMIWGISLATQHKVEEIRHE from the coding sequence ATGCTCCTCAGTGAACTTTCAGCCATCGCTATTTATATTTCCATTTTAATTGGAATTGCCATCGCATCTTATAAACGGAATCAAACCTCGGCCGACTTCATTATCGGGGGTCGTGGACTTAATTTTTGGTTGACTGCTTTGGCTGCCCATGCAAGTGATATGAGCTCTTGGATCTTTATGGGATATCCTGTCATCCTCTTTTCAGTCGGAATATCTAATGTATGGCTTGCCCTAGGGCTTATTATTTTTATGTTTATCAACTGGCATTTGATTGCGCCCAAAATCCGCGTTGCCACTGAAAAATTCGATGCGATGACGTTTTCCACTTTTTTTGAGAGCCGTTTTCATGATACGAGCGGAACACTCCGCATTATCACGGCATTGATGAATTTACTCTTTTTTACCATCTATATTTCTGCCAGCTTTAATGGGCTTGGCCTCCTACTGGAAACCCTCTTTAACTTGCCGTATTGGGTTGGACTCACTATCGGCGTTCTCATTGTGACTCCTTATCTCTTTGTTGGTGGATATATCACGCTGGCTTGGACTGATTTTTTCCAAGGGATTTTCTTGCTCTTAGTGATTCTTTCCGTTCCAATCATTGCCACCTTTGGTCTAGGTGGAATGGATGATGTGATTCAACAACTGAATACAAGACACTTTTTTGATGGATTGATCCCGTCTCATTCAATCATTGGGTATTTATCCGTTTTATTTTTGATGATGAGTTGGGGCCTAGGATATTTTGGACAACCCCATATTATTACCAAATTTATGGGGATTAAAGATGTAAAGAAAATCCGCTATTCCAAATATGTTGGAATGACTTGGCAAGTCTTGATTATGACAAGCGCAACACTGATTGGAATGGTAGCTATTGTTTTCTTTAAAGATGGCATTGCGAATAAACAACTCATTTTTGTTGAAATGACGCGCAGTATTTTCACCCCCTTTGCAGCGACATTTATTCTCTGCGCCATTATTGGAGCTACGCTGACACATGCAGACTCTCAAATCCTCGTTCTGGCTTCGAGTTTAACAGAGGATTTATATAAGAGAATTTTACGCAAGACAGCATCTTCTAAAGAGATCTTGCTCGTTTCTCGATTAAGCATTTTATTTGTTTCTCTTTTGGCCTATTGCATCGCATATAATAAAATTTCATCGATTTTTGCCCTTGTTGAATATGCTTGGTTTGGATTAGGCTCATCCTTTGGCCCCCTATTGATTTTTAGCTTATACAGCAAGAAAGCCAATAAGTATGGCGCATGTAGCGGCGTCTTAACCGGAGGAATTGTTGCAGCACTTTGGCCGCTTGTGAATCGAGCCCTTGACATCTCAATCCCAACGCTAATCCCAAGTTTTGCATTAAGCGCATTGATGATTTGGGGGATATCCCTTGCAACACAACATAAAGTTGAAGAAATTCGCCATGAGTAA
- a CDS encoding tRNA 2-thiocytidine biosynthesis protein TtcA, with translation MLTKSTAPIIPIATPPWTKLGKKLESLTRKAIYDFDLFEGHTKIAVALSGGKDSLTLLYLLKALSERGFDKLDITAIHVAGEYSCGSSLSLQFLKPICEELGVDLVVCESTQTLETLECYSCSRERRSLLFQAAKERNITHIAFGHHREDSIETLLLNLLHKAEFAANLAKVEMIHYGITIIRPLIYIAEDDILAFAKQYGFNRITCQCPVGQTSRRKDVKKLIQLLEKTFPNARSNLARAAHVYGSDKAKTP, from the coding sequence ATGTTAACAAAAAGTACAGCTCCGATTATTCCTATTGCAACGCCTCCATGGACCAAGCTCGGCAAAAAACTGGAAAGTTTGACGCGCAAAGCAATCTATGATTTTGATCTATTTGAGGGCCACACGAAAATCGCTGTCGCATTAAGTGGCGGTAAAGACTCTTTAACCCTACTCTATTTATTAAAAGCCCTAAGTGAACGGGGGTTTGATAAACTCGACATTACGGCAATCCATGTTGCAGGAGAATACTCGTGCGGATCTTCTCTTTCTCTACAGTTTTTAAAACCTATTTGCGAAGAGCTTGGAGTTGATCTGGTTGTTTGTGAGTCAACTCAAACGCTTGAGACACTTGAGTGTTATAGCTGTTCAAGAGAGCGGCGCTCCCTCTTATTTCAGGCAGCCAAGGAGCGCAACATAACTCATATCGCCTTCGGACATCACCGGGAAGACTCCATTGAGACCCTACTGCTCAACCTTTTGCACAAGGCGGAATTTGCAGCTAATCTGGCAAAGGTTGAAATGATCCACTACGGAATAACGATCATTCGCCCTTTGATTTATATCGCTGAAGATGATATTTTAGCCTTCGCTAAACAATATGGATTTAATAGAATAACATGCCAATGCCCTGTGGGGCAAACATCAAGGCGTAAAGACGTGAAAAAGTTGATCCAATTATTGGAAAAGACCTTTCCCAATGCGCGTTCTAATCTCGCCAGAGCTGCTCATGTATACGGCTCAGATAAGGCAAAAACACCCTAG
- a CDS encoding SEC-C domain-containing protein, whose protein sequence is MGDVVERVGRNDPCPCGSGKKYKKCCGQGGPKKFTASVLTGQKAGMPSIFNRLQNVTQSIMSSASQTVDVQTLAHKVTKSPDKSTPLPATSHPLSPTENPNPHSDNL, encoded by the coding sequence ATAGGGGATGTTGTGGAAAGAGTCGGCAGAAATGACCCTTGCCCATGTGGATCAGGGAAAAAGTATAAAAAGTGTTGTGGTCAAGGCGGCCCCAAAAAATTTACTGCAAGCGTTTTGACGGGACAGAAGGCAGGCATGCCTTCAATATTCAATCGGCTTCAAAATGTAACCCAATCGATTATGAGCAGTGCATCTCAAACGGTTGATGTGCAAACTTTAGCGCATAAAGTGACAAAATCGCCTGATAAGTCAACACCCCTACCGGCGACTTCTCACCCGCTATCGCCAACGGAAAATCCTAATCCCCATTCCGATAATTTATAA
- a CDS encoding AAA family ATPase yields MLIGRRKEKIILEELLKSPKAEFLAVYGRRRIGKTYLIHEFCKNRGFYLEVTGSHKASKSQQIKSFIREVDSLFPVDESISDWGEALHFLIKKIKTLPSDKKIILFFDEIPWLASPKSGFLTALEYAWNRHLCNMENVLLIVCGSAAHWIIQKIIKGKGGLHNRLSKLIPIAPFTLSEVEGYLISQGIAFERKQLVELYMAFGGVAKYLSGLPKGISVAQIINETCFTSTGYLCSEFPKLYESLFDSPNKHIAIVRELAKHPHGMTQSALLETTGLPSGGRSSTTLEELEEAGFIMSMPAFGKKEKEKIFRLIDEYSLFYLAWIESIRSGMPYLSDPDYWHKKYQTPHWHQWAGHAFETICLKHIAGIKQALGISGIGTRVSHWQHHPHKGESGAEIDLIIDRDDQCVHLCEMKFCSEEFTITKKVADDIERKKILFREKTGTRKTLFVTFITPYGLKENSYSIHLVNQSVTLDALFHERATS; encoded by the coding sequence ATGCTTATCGGACGCCGTAAGGAAAAAATCATATTAGAAGAGCTTTTAAAATCCCCAAAAGCCGAATTCTTAGCTGTTTACGGAAGACGACGGATTGGGAAGACCTATCTAATCCATGAATTTTGCAAGAATAGAGGATTTTACCTTGAGGTGACGGGAAGTCATAAAGCATCTAAATCTCAGCAGATTAAGAGCTTTATCCGAGAAGTGGACTCCTTATTTCCGGTTGATGAGTCGATTTCTGATTGGGGAGAGGCACTTCATTTTCTTATTAAAAAGATCAAGACACTTCCATCGGACAAAAAAATCATCCTATTTTTTGATGAGATTCCGTGGCTTGCCTCTCCGAAATCGGGTTTCTTAACCGCACTGGAATATGCTTGGAACCGGCACCTTTGCAATATGGAGAATGTTCTATTAATCGTCTGCGGATCGGCAGCCCATTGGATCATTCAAAAGATAATTAAAGGCAAGGGGGGATTGCACAATCGCCTGAGCAAGTTGATCCCTATAGCACCATTTACCCTGTCCGAGGTTGAAGGCTATTTGATTAGCCAAGGTATCGCATTTGAACGTAAGCAGCTTGTGGAACTTTACATGGCATTTGGGGGTGTTGCGAAATATCTCTCGGGTTTGCCTAAGGGGATATCGGTTGCGCAGATCATCAATGAGACCTGTTTTACATCCACCGGATATCTCTGTTCTGAATTTCCTAAGCTTTATGAATCGCTCTTTGATTCACCGAACAAGCATATTGCAATTGTGAGAGAGCTTGCAAAGCATCCGCATGGGATGACCCAATCGGCACTGCTCGAAACGACAGGACTCCCTTCCGGGGGGCGCTCTTCGACAACTCTTGAAGAACTCGAGGAGGCGGGTTTTATCATGAGCATGCCGGCATTTGGAAAAAAGGAGAAGGAAAAGATTTTTCGGCTTATCGATGAGTATTCCCTCTTTTATCTTGCATGGATTGAGAGCATAAGGAGTGGGATGCCCTATCTTTCAGATCCCGATTATTGGCATAAGAAGTATCAGACACCCCACTGGCACCAGTGGGCAGGGCATGCATTTGAAACAATCTGCCTGAAGCACATTGCGGGAATCAAGCAAGCTCTTGGAATTAGCGGAATCGGGACGCGGGTGAGCCATTGGCAACATCACCCCCACAAGGGAGAATCGGGAGCAGAGATCGATCTCATTATCGATAGAGACGATCAATGCGTCCATCTTTGTGAAATGAAGTTCTGCTCAGAGGAATTTACAATTACAAAAAAGGTTGCTGATGACATCGAGCGAAAAAAAATACTGTTTCGCGAGAAAACAGGGACGCGCAAAACGCTATTTGTAACCTTTATCACCCCCTATGGATTAAAGGAAAACTCCTACTCAATCCATCTTGTCAATCAATCAGTTACCTTAGACGCCCTCTTTCACGAAAGAGCTACATCATGA
- a CDS encoding transporter substrate-binding domain-containing protein: protein MKKRRIFLSILFVFFGFIFANGSEQKPFIVGMTSGYAPFVSLNEKGEYEGFDIDFAQALAEKLNRPLVLKDCGSMSSLMLSLQQKKIDAIIWGISITKERSKNFDLVYYQGEKVLEMPFIFWKEIPDGIQIIDDLARNQKKPICLEAGSYQDGVISKYPAIQTKYFDKVTDAILEVRYGKSLAACIDPSLVSRFTKEFSEIRVCFLPLEAGDQALGNGVCLSKSNPELTYSITLAVKELQREGKIAEIEEKWGLK, encoded by the coding sequence ATGAAAAAACGTCGCATTTTTTTATCTATTTTATTTGTCTTTTTTGGTTTTATTTTTGCAAATGGCTCAGAACAAAAGCCCTTTATTGTCGGCATGACAAGTGGCTATGCTCCATTTGTCAGCTTAAATGAAAAAGGAGAATATGAGGGCTTTGATATCGATTTTGCTCAAGCCTTAGCTGAAAAGCTCAATCGCCCCCTCGTTCTTAAGGACTGCGGGAGCATGTCGAGTCTAATGCTCTCCCTCCAACAAAAGAAAATCGATGCCATTATCTGGGGCATCTCAATTACCAAGGAGCGTTCTAAGAACTTCGATCTTGTTTATTATCAAGGAGAAAAGGTTCTTGAAATGCCATTTATTTTCTGGAAAGAAATTCCTGATGGGATTCAAATAATTGATGATCTGGCTCGCAATCAAAAAAAACCAATTTGCTTAGAAGCAGGATCGTATCAAGATGGTGTTATCTCGAAATACCCCGCAATTCAAACGAAGTATTTCGATAAAGTCACAGATGCCATTCTTGAAGTACGATATGGCAAATCCCTTGCAGCTTGTATCGATCCCTCACTTGTCTCCCGTTTTACAAAAGAGTTTTCTGAGATCAGGGTTTGCTTTCTTCCCCTTGAAGCAGGCGATCAAGCGCTTGGAAATGGGGTCTGTCTCAGTAAATCCAACCCTGAATTAACTTACTCAATCACCTTAGCCGTCAAGGAACTCCAAAGGGAGGGGAAAATTGCCGAGATTGAAGAAAAATGGGGGCTAAAATGA